Proteins from one Actinobacillus delphinicola genomic window:
- the ybeY gene encoding rRNA maturation RNase YbeY produces the protein MTTEAIIDLQLACENTENLPTEEQLQTWASAAIQPNTTANEITVRIVDEAESHELNLTYRGKDRPTNVLSFPFECPPEVEIPLLGDLIICRQVVEREAQEQQITLDSHWAHMIVHGCLHLQGYDHIEDDEAEIMESLETQIMQNLGFADPYACEKEDTCNHAD, from the coding sequence ATGACAACTGAGGCAATTATTGACCTTCAATTAGCGTGTGAAAACACCGAGAATTTACCAACAGAAGAACAATTACAAACTTGGGCAAGTGCTGCGATTCAACCAAATACCACAGCAAATGAAATCACTGTCCGTATCGTAGATGAAGCAGAAAGCCATGAATTGAACCTGACTTATCGTGGTAAAGATCGTCCAACCAATGTACTTTCTTTTCCATTTGAATGCCCACCTGAAGTGGAAATTCCTTTACTCGGTGATCTAATTATCTGCCGCCAAGTCGTTGAACGCGAGGCGCAAGAACAACAAATTACCTTAGATTCCCATTGGGCGCATATGATTGTACATGGCTGCCTCCATTTACAAGGCTACGACCACATTGAAGACGATGAGGCTGAAATCATGGAAAGCTTAGAAACACAAATTATGCAAAATCTTGGCTTTGCCGACCCTTATGCTTGTGAAAAAGAAGACACATGCAATCACGCCGATTAA
- a CDS encoding GNAT family N-acetyltransferase — protein sequence MQSRRLILVAGAEEWLDAQFSAQFSPNLAQSLAIFCHDTQAGLPHLNADIFPFSKAKNALGQEWQTILFDCRKALHLEALAIASGTLLAGGTLYLWINDWQSFQSETDLDSLRWADGIVQSCPHFRKIFQDTVKNAGFPLFTQPQAIPFYLVQPADIQSLIPRPTGEQEVLLNQIKTHPVQRFILTAKRGRGKSALAGFLADFLLQEDPQQLLLTAANKKAVQKLQQFCNLPIPFCAPDALLENLATIRQQRKWLFIDEAAMLPLPMLQTLCTAFEKVLCTTTIESYEGTGQGFSLKFMQSTAKNFHALSLDAPLRWQKHDPLEKFIEDLLLVAPNSLNEPQNSNSTYRFLRQTQLDKNTDLTDFYQLLKLAHYRTTPLDLRRLLDAPRQQFFASYDERNRLQSGIWGLEEGDMHNEALLVAIRRGERRPSGNLVAQLLLQNHLDLRAGKLRSVRISRIAVHPRLQNQGFGQKLLAAFKQQLLERDNIDYLSVSFGYDEKLAHFWRKAGFRLAYLSHQQTASSGCYSAVAVLPLTSAGKTFCESIINNFQRNFALSHYPLESQLDLDNFPEKHMDLNDIDNVALADFAYAHRPFLISLPELTRLLHQYPNQLPLVKDFLTTQQSYLKPSARQWLNQCRHDVATILSTL from the coding sequence ATGCAATCACGCCGATTAATCCTCGTTGCGGGTGCTGAAGAGTGGCTCGATGCCCAATTCAGCGCCCAATTTTCTCCCAACCTAGCCCAATCCTTAGCGATCTTTTGCCATGATACGCAGGCTGGTCTGCCCCATTTAAATGCGGATATATTCCCATTTTCCAAAGCTAAAAACGCCCTTGGTCAAGAATGGCAGACGATCTTATTTGATTGCCGAAAAGCATTGCATTTAGAGGCACTTGCGATTGCCAGTGGCACACTACTCGCAGGTGGAACACTTTATCTTTGGATCAACGATTGGCAAAGTTTTCAATCCGAAACAGATCTCGATAGTCTTCGTTGGGCTGATGGAATAGTTCAATCATGCCCCCATTTTCGGAAAATTTTTCAAGATACTGTTAAAAATGCAGGTTTCCCGCTGTTCACTCAGCCGCAAGCTATCCCTTTTTATCTTGTGCAACCTGCTGATATTCAATCACTTATTCCTCGTCCAACGGGAGAACAAGAGGTGCTTTTAAATCAAATTAAAACGCATCCCGTGCAACGCTTTATCCTCACCGCCAAACGAGGACGAGGCAAATCAGCTTTGGCAGGTTTTTTAGCAGATTTCTTGTTGCAAGAAGATCCACAGCAATTATTGCTTACCGCAGCAAATAAAAAGGCAGTCCAAAAACTTCAGCAATTTTGCAATCTGCCAATCCCTTTTTGTGCGCCAGATGCCTTACTAGAAAATTTAGCCACTATTCGCCAACAAAGAAAATGGCTTTTTATTGATGAAGCCGCCATGCTACCGCTTCCTATGTTGCAAACCCTTTGCACGGCATTTGAAAAAGTATTGTGCACAACGACCATTGAAAGCTACGAAGGTACGGGACAAGGTTTTAGCCTAAAATTCATGCAAAGTACGGCGAAAAATTTTCATGCACTTAGTTTAGATGCGCCACTACGTTGGCAAAAGCATGATCCTCTTGAAAAATTTATTGAGGATTTACTTCTTGTCGCACCAAATTCACTTAATGAACCGCAAAATTCCAATAGTACCTACCGCTTTTTACGCCAAACACAATTAGATAAAAACACTGATCTTACTGATTTTTATCAATTACTAAAATTAGCGCATTATCGTACTACTCCGCTGGATTTACGCCGTTTGCTTGATGCACCACGCCAGCAATTTTTTGCCAGTTACGATGAGAGGAACCGTTTACAAAGTGGGATTTGGGGTTTGGAAGAAGGTGATATGCACAATGAAGCATTACTGGTCGCTATTCGCCGTGGAGAACGTCGTCCTAGTGGAAATTTAGTCGCCCAATTACTGCTCCAAAATCATCTTGATTTACGTGCAGGTAAATTGCGTTCGGTGCGTATTTCGCGCATTGCGGTACACCCTAGATTGCAAAACCAAGGTTTCGGACAAAAATTGTTAGCTGCTTTTAAGCAACAATTACTTGAAAGAGACAATATTGACTACCTTTCAGTCAGTTTTGGATATGATGAAAAACTTGCTCACTTCTGGCGCAAAGCGGGATTTCGTCTTGCCTATCTTAGCCACCAGCAAACCGCCTCCAGTGGTTGTTATTCTGCAGTCGCCGTTTTACCGCTTACCTCAGCAGGAAAAACATTTTGTGAAAGTATCATCAACAATTTCCAACGAAACTTTGCACTGTCGCATTACCCTTTGGAAAGTCAGCTTGATTTAGATAATTTTCCAGAAAAACACATGGACTTAAACGATATAGATAACGTCGCCCTAGCCGATTTTGCCTATGCTCATCGTCCATTCTTGATAAGTTTACCTGAATTGACACGATTACTTCATCAATATCCGAATCAATTGCCATTAGTCAAAGATTTTCTGACAACGCAACAATCTTATTTAAAGCCATCAGCACGCCAATGGCTTAACCAATGTCGCCATGATGTCGCTACAATTTTAAGTACGCTTTAA
- a CDS encoding Dps family protein, with product MSNVCATKLNTYLANLMVWTVKLHNYHWNVQGPTFVPLHHYTEEVYDQTFEKFDEVAEILKMRGEMPLATMKEYLAVATMQETPTKAYSCCEVLCMLEADAELMLAGAVDIRNDACAKDDFQVQALFEGYISHFQKQLWFLKAMKQPDTKCC from the coding sequence ATGTCTAATGTATGTGCAACAAAATTAAATACTTATCTTGCTAACCTCATGGTGTGGACAGTGAAATTACATAATTACCATTGGAATGTGCAAGGTCCTACATTTGTTCCTCTTCATCATTACACTGAGGAAGTTTATGACCAAACTTTTGAAAAATTTGATGAAGTAGCGGAAATTTTAAAAATGCGTGGAGAAATGCCATTAGCAACAATGAAAGAATATTTAGCCGTTGCAACGATGCAAGAAACTCCAACTAAAGCATATAGTTGTTGTGAAGTTCTTTGTATGTTGGAAGCTGATGCTGAATTAATGCTTGCTGGAGCTGTAGATATCCGCAATGATGCTTGTGCAAAAGATGATTTCCAAGTACAAGCATTATTTGAAGGTTACATCAGTCACTTCCAAAAACAACTTTGGTTCTTAAAAGCAATGAAACAGCCTGACACAAAATGTTGCTAA
- a CDS encoding DUF302 domain-containing protein, which produces MLKIKFYLPFFVLFLSTGAFAMPPAGANPPQSTNFYVSTFSSSYIESVTQGDKVTKQGEATVANMLCSKYNFDTTISRLKKAFADKNLPLLKQVDNPVSTKESGVHRSVTLMFGNLQSKIAQSPFFALNLPLKIVVTQTDFGVKVSFNSTQSLVKKNKLTQQDVVNNLIKAEMLITKTITQ; this is translated from the coding sequence ATGTTAAAAATAAAATTTTACTTGCCTTTCTTCGTGCTTTTTTTGAGTACAGGAGCCTTTGCAATGCCACCCGCTGGTGCCAATCCACCTCAATCAACTAATTTTTATGTGTCCACCTTTAGTTCAAGTTATATTGAATCCGTGACACAAGGCGATAAGGTGACTAAACAGGGTGAGGCGACTGTTGCTAATATGCTGTGTAGTAAATATAACTTTGATACGACAATTTCCCGTTTGAAAAAAGCATTTGCTGATAAAAATTTACCTCTTTTAAAACAGGTTGATAATCCAGTCAGTACTAAAGAGTCAGGTGTGCATCGTTCCGTTACATTAATGTTTGGAAATTTACAATCTAAAATCGCACAGTCACCCTTTTTTGCGCTTAATTTACCGTTGAAAATTGTCGTAACACAAACAGATTTTGGTGTGAAAGTAAGCTTTAATAGTACACAATCACTGGTTAAGAAAAATAAATTAACTCAACAAGATGTGGTTAATAACCTCATCAAAGCAGAAATGCTGATCACGAAAACCATTACTCAATAA